A window of the Loxodonta africana isolate mLoxAfr1 chromosome 3, mLoxAfr1.hap2, whole genome shotgun sequence genome harbors these coding sequences:
- the LOC100665856 gene encoding olfactory receptor 7G2-like, producing MRFTNNMEPRNQRVVSELLLLELKEDPELQPLLFSLFLSIYLLALLGNLLIILAVSSDSHLYTPMYFFLSSLSFTDICFSTTAIPNMLVNIQAQNHSIIYIGCLTQVCFVLVFTGLENFLLAAMGYDHYVAICHPLRYTIIMNTCLCGLLSLLSLLISIVNVLLHSLMVLHLSFCTDLEIPHFFCELAQILNLACSDSTINYILVYLVATVWGGVPLSGIIFSYTQIVSSTLRMPSVGAKYKTFSTRGSPLSVVSLFFQTGFGVYISSAFTHSSSKTAVASVMYSVVPQMMNPFICSLRNRDMTGALRKIISRIPSF from the coding sequence ATGAGATTCACCAACAATATGGAACCCAGAAATCAAAGAGTTGTTTCAGAACTCCTTCTTCTGGAACTTAAAGAGGATCCAGAATTGCAGCCCCTCCTCTTTAGCCTATTTCTGTCCATATACCTGCTTGCCCTCCTGGGAAACCTACTCATCATCCTGGCTGTCAGCTCTGACTCTCACCTctacacccccatgtacttctttctctcCAGTCTCTCGTTCACTGATATCTGTTTCAGCACAACCGCGATCCCGAACATGCTAGTGAACATCCAAGCACAGAATCACAGCATCATTTACATAGGGTGCCTTACCCAGGTCTGCTTTGTCCTGGTTTTTACTGGTTTGGAGAATTTTCTCCTTGCAGCAATGGGCTatgaccactatgtggccatctgccaccCACTGAGGTACACCATCATCATGAACACCTGCCTCTGTGGCTTGCTCTCCCTACTCTCCTTATTAATCAGCATTGTGAATGTCCTACTTCACAGCCTGATGGTGTTGCATCTGTCCTTCTGCACAGACCTGGAAATCCctcatttcttctgtgaacttgCTCAGATTCTCAACCTCGCCTGTTCTGATAGCACCATCAATTACATCCTAGTGTATTTGGTGGCTACTGTATGGGGTGGTGTTCCTctctctggaatcattttctcTTACACTCAGATTGTCTCCTCTACTTTGAGAATGCCATCAGTGGGTGCAAAGTATAAAACTTTTTCCACTCGTGGGTCTCCCCTCTCAGTTGTCTCCTTATTCTTTCAGACAGGCTTTGGTGTGTACATCAGTTCTGCATTTACACACTCTTCCAGCAAGACAGCAGTAGCCTCAGTGATGTACAGTGTGGTCCCTCAAATGATGAACCCTTTTATCTGCAGCCTGAGGAACAGGGACATGACAGGGGCCTTGAGGAAAATCATCAGTAGGATACCATCATTTTAG